Proteins encoded in a region of the Pirellulales bacterium genome:
- a CDS encoding ABC transporter ATP-binding protein, whose translation MSTSRPKDQKAADRNLVEVHDLYVQFGRQRVLRGINLDVPRGQTLGLIGESGCGKTVLLKTIIGLVHPTRGEVLFDGVNLTKVGDRELTRQRIRFGFLFQQAALFDSMNVEQNVSFPLRQHTKKTPEEIHQIVLERLAEVGLPTTALAKKPAELSGGMRKRVGLARALALDPEIMLYDEPTTGLDPIMSDVINELIIRTRERYPVTSIVVTHDMHTAQKVTDRVVMLFPIARLGSDDAQMIYDGSPKTLETCPDKRVWQFVHGEAGERLMEMREMAASRNNS comes from the coding sequence GTGAGCACCTCGCGACCTAAAGACCAGAAAGCAGCCGACCGCAACCTGGTCGAAGTGCACGATTTGTACGTGCAATTCGGTCGGCAGCGCGTGCTGCGCGGCATCAACCTCGACGTGCCACGCGGGCAGACGCTAGGGCTGATCGGCGAAAGCGGTTGCGGCAAGACCGTGCTCCTGAAGACCATTATCGGCCTGGTACATCCCACGCGCGGCGAAGTGCTGTTCGACGGCGTCAACCTCACCAAGGTCGGCGACCGCGAGCTGACCCGGCAGCGCATCCGTTTCGGGTTTCTGTTTCAACAGGCGGCGCTATTCGACAGCATGAACGTCGAACAGAACGTCTCCTTCCCACTGCGGCAACACACGAAAAAGACACCCGAAGAGATTCACCAGATCGTCCTCGAACGGCTTGCCGAAGTCGGGTTGCCCACGACGGCGCTGGCCAAAAAACCGGCCGAGCTGTCGGGCGGCATGCGCAAACGCGTCGGTCTGGCCCGGGCCCTGGCACTCGATCCCGAGATCATGCTCTACGACGAGCCGACCACGGGGCTCGATCCGATCATGAGCGACGTGATCAACGAATTGATCATCCGCACGCGCGAGCGCTATCCCGTGACCAGCATCGTGGTCACGCACGACATGCACACGGCGCAGAAGGTGACGGACCGCGTCGTCATGCTCTTTCCGATCGCCCGGCTTGGGTCGGACGATGCCCAGATGATCTACGACGGGTCGCCGAAAACCCTCGAGACTTGCCCTGACAAGCGCGTCTGGCAATTCGTGCATGGCGAGGCGGGCGAACGCCTCATGGAAATGCGCGAAATGGCCGCCAGCCGCAACAATAGCTAA
- a CDS encoding MlaD family protein, with protein MDERVVQFRVGVMVLATFIIAGILVVLFGSLPNFTTPRNTVYITFRQALGVSRDTPVRKSGILIGRVTDVELEDSGVLITAEINSHVKLYTNEICQVGSSLLGGDAVIQFVGFNDKLPREPIESGSRIVGISTVDPAQAISNLEGTLATAVSSVSTTSDEIGKLAHRVSDLLENNDEQIVRVVNKAELALDQIRLIADNTNAVIGDKGAQEKLKQALNDLPDVLRDTREAVNGFKVTLQAADRNLQNMEGLTRPLGQRGPELVDTIDRTMNKLDRVMTELEQFSTSINDPNGSLGQLINNPELYQRVSSSVQNIENLTRQLQPVVRDAREFSNKIARHPELLGVRGALSPSTGAKQGLFSPSSTLQQEQPWNSPTPVWSPTPMPH; from the coding sequence ATGGACGAAAGAGTCGTACAGTTTCGGGTGGGCGTGATGGTGCTGGCGACGTTCATCATCGCTGGCATCCTGGTGGTGTTGTTCGGCTCGCTGCCCAACTTCACCACGCCGCGCAACACGGTCTATATCACGTTCCGCCAGGCGCTGGGCGTTTCGCGCGATACCCCCGTGCGCAAAAGCGGCATCCTCATCGGCCGCGTCACCGACGTCGAGCTGGAAGACTCGGGCGTGCTAATCACGGCGGAAATCAATTCGCACGTGAAGTTGTACACCAACGAAATCTGCCAGGTCGGCAGCTCGCTCCTGGGGGGCGACGCGGTCATCCAATTCGTCGGCTTCAACGACAAGTTGCCCCGCGAGCCGATCGAGAGTGGCAGCCGGATCGTGGGCATTTCGACCGTCGATCCCGCGCAGGCGATCAGCAATCTGGAAGGGACCCTGGCCACGGCCGTGTCGAGCGTGTCGACCACGAGTGATGAGATTGGCAAGTTGGCGCATCGCGTGTCGGACCTGTTGGAGAACAACGACGAGCAGATCGTGCGCGTGGTCAACAAGGCGGAACTGGCGCTGGACCAAATCCGCTTGATTGCCGACAACACGAACGCCGTGATCGGTGACAAGGGCGCACAGGAGAAACTCAAACAGGCACTGAACGACTTGCCGGACGTGCTGCGCGACACGCGCGAGGCGGTCAACGGCTTCAAAGTCACGCTGCAGGCAGCGGACCGCAACCTGCAAAACATGGAAGGACTGACCCGGCCGCTAGGCCAGCGCGGCCCGGAACTGGTCGATACGATCGACCGTACGATGAACAAGCTCGATCGCGTGATGACCGAGCTCGAGCAGTTCAGCACCTCGATCAACGATCCCAACGGTTCGCTGGGGCAGTTGATCAATAACCCCGAGCTGTATCAGCGCGTGAGCTCGTCGGTGCAGAACATCGAGAACCTGACGCGGCAGTTGCAGCCCGTGGTGCGCGACGCCCGGGAGTTCTCGAACAAGATCGCCCGGCATCCCGAGCTGTTGGGCGTGCGCGGCGCCCTCAGCCCGAGCACGGGCGCGAAGCAAGGGCTGTTCTCACCTTCGTCGACACTGCAACAAGAACAACCCTGGAACAGCCCGACGCCGGTCTGGTCGCCGACGCCGATGCCGCATTAG